The Paramormyrops kingsleyae isolate MSU_618 chromosome 11, PKINGS_0.4, whole genome shotgun sequence genome includes a window with the following:
- the anln2 gene encoding anillin, actin binding protein 2 isoform X4 — MEPFLETSSCSRPDALELHSPDRKGVEDGIGAIGGQKRQRALLSDDEETSLPIPKSQESSKRRCLEPVGDENIDPLHRWPGSPERSRLRQQEQEVKPDTPAVSSVRARLQWLGQKQGDGAVPQRCLSDPVQGEPTCSLELHSIGNVEFHSRVERFETPPQSPAFFTPRSQVPSNLTRSMQQKLQSANTPSSVRASRIRQERQEELRLLRSQPIAENAWMKRSLSDPSLAEVNSLQPPLRQVAPRCRTLQWPPMRPRDVEASETRASNDEQPRPACSGDPACLLEPSKELHSSADKDLSEEMSTSGMIDQLFARVLDTEEEEEDKRRKGHCDSDAAEGKGEEMGLATEGVELESRSLDSSTDELLTLPSSCILSPLSKSVEAVVTDLRLASSCLPDVTSVDCVPEGPHDPPPSSTPLYSIDAYRTQLQNSRHAVHIVTPTASGQRPQASCPQPLINTKDRIKALSEDVAKLQVVITQTLQALSCCTDEDHWKGSPMEAEAEKLLLVSCEKRTALLAEVAQLRAGVESGDAVTASPSQEPCRGTVTIANIRLPLKVDFVCSSLTLAGRPTHYFFVLIRYGACNIVATPLAIAADAQTGDSISFPTSVTLQDIRSNFEIDVEVYSLSQTPGNAKNFNTERFSKSKVTPKKLLSSIKRTNHNAASTALTSVGPQRSSNFCLVGSHKLTLASLGQTKFPLDKMKFDGKVRKLLGDEFQEKVPFLSPLEGNIYLQLNYESHSNVQHKGFLTMFEAVCGLGSWQRRWFSLEGNLLLYWNSPSSEGSKPPEGSISLASRAYQCVRLVTRDSCARPHTFELVSYKALQEDSGVTLDKHWFSADTREERAEWMKKLNQALLDLHTWTCCPGGPEPPRPCRESML, encoded by the exons ATGGAGCCTTTTCTAGAG ACATCATCGTGTAGCAGACCTGATGCTTTGGAGCTGCACTCCCCAGACAGGAAGGGTGTGGAGGATGGAATTGGTGCGATAGGGGGACAGAAAAGACAGAGAGCCCTTCTGTCTGATGATGAGGAGACCAGTTTGCCCATCCCTA AGTCACAGGAAAGTTCGAAGCGCCGGTGCTTGGAGCCGGTGGGAGATGAAAACATTGACCCCCTGCATCGGTGGCCAGGGTCCCCTGAGAGGTCTCGTCTTCGACAGCAGGAACAGGAAGTAAAGCCAGATACCCCAGCTGTTTCTTCAGTTCGTGCCAGACTGCAGTGGCTGGGGCAAAAGCAGGGAG ATGGAGCAGTGCCACAGAGATGCCTGTCAGACCCTGTGCAAGGAGAGCCCACCTGTAGCTTGGAGCTGCACTCCATAG GTAATGTGGAGTTCCATTCCCGGGTGGAGCGCTTCGAGACCCCTCCGCAAAGCCCGGCTTTCTTCACGCCCCGATCCCAGGTGCCCTCCAACCTCACCCGCTCTATGCAGCAGAAACTGCAGAGCGCCAACACGCCGAGTTCAGTCCGAGCCTCCCGCATTCGCCAG GAGCGGCAGGAGGAGCTGCGTCTACTGCGCTCACAGCCAATTGCCGAGAATGCTTGGATGAAAAGGAGCCTGTCGGACCCCTCCCTGGCTGAG GTGAACTCGCTGCAGCCACCCTTGCGACAAGTGGCTCCTCGCTGCAGGACGCTGCAGTGGCCACCTATGCGTCCCCGGGAT GTGGAAGCTTCTGAGACCAGAGCCAGCAATGATGAGCAGCCCAGGCCAGCATGCAGTGGTGACCCTGCTTGCCTCCTGGAACCTAGTAAGGAGCTCCATTCCAGTGCAG ATAAAGACCTGAGTGAGGAAATGAGCACCTCTGGGATGATTGACCAGCTGTTTGCTAGAGTCCTGGATactgaggaggaagaggaggacaaGAGAAGGAAAGGACACTGTGATTCGGATGCTGCAGAGGGGAAAGGGGAAGAAATGGGTCTTGCTACTGAGGGTGTTGAGCTGGAGAGTAGGTCACTGGACAGCAGTACAGATGAACTGTTGACCCTCCCTTCCAGCTGCATCCTTTCCCCTCTCAGCAAGTCTGTGGAAGCCGTGGTCACTGATTTG AGACTTGCCTCCAGCTGCCTGCCTGATGTCACCTCTGTGGATTGTGTCCCAGAAGGGCCCCATGACCCCCCACCCTCAAGCACCCCGCTCTACAG CATTGATGCATATCGCACGCAGCTGCAGAACTCCCGGCATGCCGTTCACATTGTAACTCCGACCGCAAGTGGGCAGAGACCGCAAGCATCCTGCCCCCAGCCGCTGATCAACACCAAAGACAGGATCAAG GCTCTCAGCGAGGATGTGGCCAAACTGCAAGTCGTCATCACTCAGACCCTGCAGGCGCTGAGCTGCTGCACAGATGAGGACCATTGGAAGGGCTCCCCGATGGAGGCTGAGGCAGAGAAGCTTCTGCTGGTCTCCT GTGAGAAGCGCACAGCCCTGTTGGCTGAGGTGGCACAGCTGAGGGCGGGAGTTGAGTCGGGAGATGCGGTGACGGCCAGTCCCTCTCAGGAACCCTGCAGGGGCACCGTCACCATTGCGAACATACGGCTTCCTCTCAAGGTGGATTTTGTCTGCTCCTCTCTGACACTCGCAG GTCGACCAACGCACTACTTCTTTGTTCTGATCCGCTACGGGGCCTGCAACATCGTGGCCACTCCCCTGGCCATAGCAGCTGATGCGCAGACTGGGGACAGCATCTCCTTCCCTACCTCTGTCACTCT GCAGGACATCCGCTCCAATTTTGAGATCGATGTGGAGGTCTACAGCTTG TCTCAAACACCAGGGAACGCCAAGAACTTCAACACAGAGCGATTCTCTAAGTCCAAG GTTACTCCAAAGAAGTTATTGAGCTCTATCAAG AGAACCAATCACAATGCAGCAT CAACTGCCCtgacatctgtgggtccccagcGTTCCAGTAACTTCTGCCTCGTGGGCTCGCACAAACTCACCCTTGCTTCTCTGGGCCAGACAAAATTTCCTCTGGACAAG ATGAAGTTTGATGGCAAAGTCAGGAAGCTTCTCGGGGATGAATTTCAGGAGAAG GTGCCGTTCTTGTCGCCGCTAGAGGGGAACATCTATTTGCAGCTGAATTATGAGAGCCATTCCAACGTCCAACACAAGGGCTTCCTG ACCATGTTTGAGGCAGTGTGTGGGCTTGGGTCATGGCAGCGTCGCTGGTTTTCACTGGAAGGGAACCTGCTCTTATACTGGAACTCCCCCAGCAGTGAGGGTAGCAAG CCTCCAGAGGGCAGCATCAGCCTAGCCAGCCGTGCTTATCAGTGTGTAAGGCTGGTGACGAGGGACTCCTGTGCCCGGCCACACACTTTTGAGCTTGTGAGCTATAAGGCCCTCCAGGAGGATAGTGGTGTCACACTTGACAA GCACTGGTTCTCAGCTGACACGCGTGAGGAACGGGCCGAGTGGATGAAGAAACTGAACCAGGCACTTTTGGATTTGCACACATGGACTTGTTGTCCAGGGGGCCCAGAGCCCCCCAGGCCATGTAGGGAGAGCATGCTGTAA
- the anln2 gene encoding anillin, actin binding protein 2 isoform X5 produces MEPFLETSSCSRPDALELHSPDRKGVEDGIGAIGGQKRQRALLSDDEETSLPIPKSQESSKRRCLEPVGDENIDPLHRWPGSPERSRLRQQEQEVKPDTPAVSSVRARLQWLGQKQGDGAVPQRCLSDPVQGEPTCSLELHSIGNVEFHSRVERFETPPQSPAFFTPRSQVPSNLTRSMQQKLQSANTPSSVRASRIRQERQEELRLLRSQPIAENAWMKRSLSDPSLAEVEASETRASNDEQPRPACSGDPACLLEPSKELHSSADKDLSEEMSTSGMIDQLFARVLDTEEEEEDKRRKGHCDSDAAEGKGEEMGLATEGVELESRSLDSSTDELLTLPSSCILSPLSKSVEAVVTDLRLASSCLPDVTSVDCVPEGPHDPPPSSTPLYSIDAYRTQLQNSRHAVHIVTPTASGQRPQASCPQPLINTKDRIKALSEDVAKLQVVITQTLQALSCCTDEDHWKGSPMEAEAEKLLLVSCEKRTALLAEVAQLRAGVESGDAVTASPSQEPCRGTVTIANIRLPLKVDFVCSSLTLAGRPTHYFFVLIRYGACNIVATPLAIAADAQTGDSISFPTSVTLQDIRSNFEIDVEVYSLSQTPGNAKNFNTERFSKSKVTPKKLLSSIKRTNHNAASTALTSVGPQRSSNFCLVGSHKLTLASLGQTKFPLDKMKFDGKVRKLLGDEFQEKVPFLSPLEGNIYLQLNYESHSNVQHKGFLTMFEAVCGLGSWQRRWFSLEGNLLLYWNSPSSEGSKPPEGSISLASRAYQCVRLVTRDSCARPHTFELVSYKALQEDSGVTLDKHWFSADTREERAEWMKKLNQALLDLHTWTCCPGGPEPPRPCRESML; encoded by the exons ATGGAGCCTTTTCTAGAG ACATCATCGTGTAGCAGACCTGATGCTTTGGAGCTGCACTCCCCAGACAGGAAGGGTGTGGAGGATGGAATTGGTGCGATAGGGGGACAGAAAAGACAGAGAGCCCTTCTGTCTGATGATGAGGAGACCAGTTTGCCCATCCCTA AGTCACAGGAAAGTTCGAAGCGCCGGTGCTTGGAGCCGGTGGGAGATGAAAACATTGACCCCCTGCATCGGTGGCCAGGGTCCCCTGAGAGGTCTCGTCTTCGACAGCAGGAACAGGAAGTAAAGCCAGATACCCCAGCTGTTTCTTCAGTTCGTGCCAGACTGCAGTGGCTGGGGCAAAAGCAGGGAG ATGGAGCAGTGCCACAGAGATGCCTGTCAGACCCTGTGCAAGGAGAGCCCACCTGTAGCTTGGAGCTGCACTCCATAG GTAATGTGGAGTTCCATTCCCGGGTGGAGCGCTTCGAGACCCCTCCGCAAAGCCCGGCTTTCTTCACGCCCCGATCCCAGGTGCCCTCCAACCTCACCCGCTCTATGCAGCAGAAACTGCAGAGCGCCAACACGCCGAGTTCAGTCCGAGCCTCCCGCATTCGCCAG GAGCGGCAGGAGGAGCTGCGTCTACTGCGCTCACAGCCAATTGCCGAGAATGCTTGGATGAAAAGGAGCCTGTCGGACCCCTCCCTGGCTGAG GTGGAAGCTTCTGAGACCAGAGCCAGCAATGATGAGCAGCCCAGGCCAGCATGCAGTGGTGACCCTGCTTGCCTCCTGGAACCTAGTAAGGAGCTCCATTCCAGTGCAG ATAAAGACCTGAGTGAGGAAATGAGCACCTCTGGGATGATTGACCAGCTGTTTGCTAGAGTCCTGGATactgaggaggaagaggaggacaaGAGAAGGAAAGGACACTGTGATTCGGATGCTGCAGAGGGGAAAGGGGAAGAAATGGGTCTTGCTACTGAGGGTGTTGAGCTGGAGAGTAGGTCACTGGACAGCAGTACAGATGAACTGTTGACCCTCCCTTCCAGCTGCATCCTTTCCCCTCTCAGCAAGTCTGTGGAAGCCGTGGTCACTGATTTG AGACTTGCCTCCAGCTGCCTGCCTGATGTCACCTCTGTGGATTGTGTCCCAGAAGGGCCCCATGACCCCCCACCCTCAAGCACCCCGCTCTACAG CATTGATGCATATCGCACGCAGCTGCAGAACTCCCGGCATGCCGTTCACATTGTAACTCCGACCGCAAGTGGGCAGAGACCGCAAGCATCCTGCCCCCAGCCGCTGATCAACACCAAAGACAGGATCAAG GCTCTCAGCGAGGATGTGGCCAAACTGCAAGTCGTCATCACTCAGACCCTGCAGGCGCTGAGCTGCTGCACAGATGAGGACCATTGGAAGGGCTCCCCGATGGAGGCTGAGGCAGAGAAGCTTCTGCTGGTCTCCT GTGAGAAGCGCACAGCCCTGTTGGCTGAGGTGGCACAGCTGAGGGCGGGAGTTGAGTCGGGAGATGCGGTGACGGCCAGTCCCTCTCAGGAACCCTGCAGGGGCACCGTCACCATTGCGAACATACGGCTTCCTCTCAAGGTGGATTTTGTCTGCTCCTCTCTGACACTCGCAG GTCGACCAACGCACTACTTCTTTGTTCTGATCCGCTACGGGGCCTGCAACATCGTGGCCACTCCCCTGGCCATAGCAGCTGATGCGCAGACTGGGGACAGCATCTCCTTCCCTACCTCTGTCACTCT GCAGGACATCCGCTCCAATTTTGAGATCGATGTGGAGGTCTACAGCTTG TCTCAAACACCAGGGAACGCCAAGAACTTCAACACAGAGCGATTCTCTAAGTCCAAG GTTACTCCAAAGAAGTTATTGAGCTCTATCAAG AGAACCAATCACAATGCAGCAT CAACTGCCCtgacatctgtgggtccccagcGTTCCAGTAACTTCTGCCTCGTGGGCTCGCACAAACTCACCCTTGCTTCTCTGGGCCAGACAAAATTTCCTCTGGACAAG ATGAAGTTTGATGGCAAAGTCAGGAAGCTTCTCGGGGATGAATTTCAGGAGAAG GTGCCGTTCTTGTCGCCGCTAGAGGGGAACATCTATTTGCAGCTGAATTATGAGAGCCATTCCAACGTCCAACACAAGGGCTTCCTG ACCATGTTTGAGGCAGTGTGTGGGCTTGGGTCATGGCAGCGTCGCTGGTTTTCACTGGAAGGGAACCTGCTCTTATACTGGAACTCCCCCAGCAGTGAGGGTAGCAAG CCTCCAGAGGGCAGCATCAGCCTAGCCAGCCGTGCTTATCAGTGTGTAAGGCTGGTGACGAGGGACTCCTGTGCCCGGCCACACACTTTTGAGCTTGTGAGCTATAAGGCCCTCCAGGAGGATAGTGGTGTCACACTTGACAA GCACTGGTTCTCAGCTGACACGCGTGAGGAACGGGCCGAGTGGATGAAGAAACTGAACCAGGCACTTTTGGATTTGCACACATGGACTTGTTGTCCAGGGGGCCCAGAGCCCCCCAGGCCATGTAGGGAGAGCATGCTGTAA